The Mycolicibacterium mageritense genome contains a region encoding:
- a CDS encoding DUF418 domain-containing protein, which translates to MSSSRLQSLDVLRGIAILGTLGTNIWIFTHPEGLVGYLSGTPDSDWRTLEVVLQFLAQGKFLGLLTVMFGIGLALQQRSALRAGLRWPGSYPWRAALLLLDGAVHFVLLTEFDVLMGYAITGWIVSYLLVTSPRTQRCIIAVAAAVHVTMMTAITALLLSSPQVAGPPRRLDPNPYADGSFWDLVAFRLDHVVLFRLETVLIFPMSIALFLLGARLFHAGILDARGAVLRRRLMWLGFAVAAPLDITLEVAGGGTGLLVARYAVAPFVSLAILSAVAEYYVHRPAPGWAGRRLAEVGRMALSSYVLQNLVASALCYGWGLGLAASTPPQHRVPATIAIYLTVVVVIMTFAHLWLRRFRRGPVEWLWNTSYRALAGRRKLALFSAEKDEFASARAEKTTGTDPGSTRCQSPATHSNSSR; encoded by the coding sequence ATGTCCTCGTCACGGCTGCAATCCCTGGACGTTCTGCGCGGTATCGCGATCCTGGGCACGCTCGGCACCAACATCTGGATCTTCACCCATCCCGAGGGCCTGGTCGGTTATCTGAGCGGCACCCCGGACTCCGACTGGCGCACCCTCGAGGTCGTGCTGCAGTTCCTCGCGCAGGGCAAGTTCCTCGGCCTGCTCACCGTGATGTTCGGTATCGGTCTTGCCCTGCAACAACGTTCGGCGTTGCGGGCCGGGCTGCGCTGGCCGGGCAGCTACCCGTGGCGAGCTGCCCTGCTGCTCCTCGACGGTGCCGTGCACTTCGTGCTGCTGACGGAATTCGACGTGCTGATGGGCTACGCCATCACGGGCTGGATCGTCTCCTACCTGCTGGTGACCTCGCCGCGAACGCAACGGTGCATCATCGCGGTCGCCGCGGCAGTGCACGTCACGATGATGACCGCGATCACCGCGCTGTTGTTGAGCTCGCCGCAGGTCGCGGGTCCGCCGCGGCGACTCGATCCCAATCCCTACGCCGACGGATCGTTCTGGGATCTGGTGGCGTTCCGGCTCGACCACGTGGTGCTGTTCCGGCTCGAGACCGTGCTGATCTTCCCGATGTCGATCGCGCTGTTCCTGCTGGGCGCCAGGCTTTTTCACGCGGGCATCCTCGACGCCCGCGGCGCGGTGTTGCGCCGCCGGCTGATGTGGCTGGGCTTCGCGGTCGCCGCGCCTCTCGACATCACCCTGGAAGTCGCAGGGGGCGGGACCGGACTGCTGGTGGCGCGCTACGCCGTCGCGCCGTTCGTGTCGCTGGCGATCCTGTCCGCGGTTGCCGAGTATTACGTTCATCGCCCGGCGCCCGGGTGGGCCGGGCGGCGGCTGGCCGAGGTCGGACGGATGGCGTTGTCCAGCTACGTGTTACAGAACCTGGTCGCCTCTGCCCTGTGCTACGGCTGGGGCCTGGGCCTGGCCGCGTCGACGCCTCCGCAGCACCGGGTGCCCGCCACGATCGCGATCTACCTCACCGTCGTGGTGGTGATCATGACGTTCGCGCACCTGTGGCTGCGCCGGTTCCGCCGGGGGCCGGTGGAGTGGCTGTGGAACACCAGTTACCGGGCCCTGGCGGGCAGACGCAAACTCGCCCTTTTCTCGGCGGAAAAGGACGAGTTTGCGTCTGCTCGTGCGGAAAAAACTACAGGTACTGACCCAGGTTCGACTCGGTGTCAATCGCCCGCGACGCACTCGAACTCTTCCCGGTGA
- the arc gene encoding proteasome ATPase yields MSESERSEGFSEGSASFGSGPMSSEDAAELEALRREAAVLREQLENAVGPQSGLRSARDVHQLEARIDSLAARNAKLMDTLKEARQQLLALREEVDRLGQPPSGYGVLLATHEDDTVDVFTSGRKMRLTCSPNIETASLKQGQTVRLNEALTVVEAGSFEAVGEISTLREILADGHRALVVGHADEERIVWLAEPLVAAEDLPDDDEGEALLDDSRPRRLRPGDSLLVDTKAGYAFERIPKAEVEDLVLEEVPDVSYNDIGGLGRQIEQIRDAVELPFLHKELYKEYSLRPPKGVLLYGPPGCGKTLIAKAVANSLAKKMAEVRGDDAREAKSYFLNIKGPELLNKFVGETERHIRLIFQRAREKASEGTPVIVFFDEMDSIFRTRGTGVSSDVETTVVPQLLSEIDGVEGLENVIVIGASNREDMIDPAILRPGRLDVKIKIERPDAESAQDIFSKYLTEDLPVHADDLAEFSGDRGLCIKAMIEKVVDRMYAEIDDNRFLEVTYANGDKEVMYFKDFNSGAMIQNVVDRAKKNAIKSVLETGQPGLRIQHLLDSIVDEFAENEDLPNTTNPDDWARISGKKGERIVYIRTLVTGKSSSASRAIDTESNLGQYL; encoded by the coding sequence ATGAGTGAGTCAGAGCGTTCGGAAGGCTTTTCTGAGGGTTCCGCCTCGTTCGGGTCCGGACCTATGTCCAGTGAAGATGCCGCAGAGTTGGAAGCGTTGCGCCGCGAAGCCGCAGTTCTGCGCGAGCAACTGGAGAACGCGGTAGGTCCGCAGAGCGGGTTGCGCAGCGCGCGCGACGTGCACCAACTTGAGGCCCGGATCGATTCGCTCGCGGCGCGAAACGCCAAACTCATGGACACCCTCAAGGAAGCCCGCCAGCAACTTCTCGCGCTGCGTGAAGAGGTGGACCGGCTGGGCCAGCCGCCCAGCGGTTACGGCGTGCTGTTGGCGACGCACGAGGACGACACGGTCGACGTGTTCACCTCGGGTCGCAAGATGCGGCTCACGTGCTCGCCGAACATCGAGACCGCTTCACTCAAGCAAGGCCAGACCGTGCGCCTCAACGAGGCGCTCACGGTCGTCGAGGCGGGGTCGTTCGAGGCCGTCGGCGAGATCAGCACGCTGCGCGAGATCCTGGCCGACGGGCACCGCGCACTCGTGGTCGGGCACGCCGACGAGGAGCGCATCGTCTGGCTGGCCGAGCCGCTGGTCGCCGCCGAGGATCTGCCTGACGACGACGAGGGCGAGGCCTTGCTCGACGATTCCCGGCCGCGCCGGCTGCGCCCGGGCGACTCGCTGCTGGTGGACACCAAGGCGGGTTACGCGTTCGAGCGCATCCCCAAGGCCGAGGTCGAGGATCTGGTGCTCGAAGAGGTGCCCGATGTCAGCTACAACGACATCGGTGGCCTCGGCAGGCAGATCGAGCAGATCCGCGACGCGGTCGAGTTGCCGTTCCTGCACAAGGAGCTCTACAAAGAGTACTCGCTGCGGCCGCCCAAGGGTGTGCTGCTCTACGGTCCGCCCGGCTGCGGCAAGACGCTCATCGCCAAGGCCGTGGCCAACTCGTTGGCCAAGAAGATGGCCGAGGTCCGTGGCGACGACGCCCGCGAGGCGAAGAGCTACTTCCTCAACATCAAGGGCCCCGAGCTGCTCAACAAGTTCGTCGGCGAGACCGAGCGGCACATCCGCCTGATCTTCCAGCGCGCCAGGGAGAAGGCCTCCGAGGGCACCCCGGTGATCGTGTTCTTCGACGAGATGGACTCGATCTTCCGGACCCGCGGCACCGGGGTCAGCTCCGACGTCGAGACAACCGTTGTTCCCCAGCTGCTTTCGGAGATCGACGGTGTCGAGGGCCTGGAGAACGTCATCGTCATCGGCGCCTCCAACCGCGAGGACATGATCGACCCGGCGATCCTGCGGCCCGGCCGCCTGGACGTCAAGATCAAGATCGAGCGGCCGGACGCCGAGTCGGCGCAGGACATCTTCTCCAAGTACCTCACCGAGGATCTGCCGGTGCACGCCGACGACCTCGCGGAGTTCTCGGGCGACCGCGGTCTGTGCATCAAGGCCATGATCGAGAAGGTCGTGGACCGGATGTACGCCGAGATCGACGACAACCGGTTCCTGGAGGTCACCTACGCCAACGGTGACAAGGAAGTCATGTACTTCAAGGACTTCAACTCCGGGGCCATGATCCAGAACGTCGTCGACCGCGCCAAGAAGAACGCGATCAAGAGCGTGCTGGAGACGGGTCAGCCCGGTCTGCGCATCCAGCACCTGCTGGATTCGATCGTCGACGAGTTCGCCGAGAACGAGGATCTGCCCAACACCACCAATCCCGATGACTGGGCCCGGATCTCGGGTAAGAAGGGCGAGCGGATCGTCTACATCCGCACGCTGGTCACCGGGAAGAGTTCGAGTGCGTCGCGGGCGATTGACACCGAGTCGAACCTGGGTCAGTACCTGTAG
- a CDS encoding DUF503 domain-containing protein, with amino-acid sequence MWIGWLEFDVLLGDVHSLKQKRSVIRPVIAELQRKLAVSAAETGAQDLHRRAGIGIGLVAADRAHVVDVLDTAERMVAARPEIELLSARRGLHHSDD; translated from the coding sequence ATGTGGATCGGATGGTTGGAGTTCGATGTGCTGCTCGGCGACGTGCATTCGCTCAAGCAGAAGCGGTCGGTGATCCGGCCGGTGATCGCCGAACTGCAGCGCAAGCTGGCGGTGTCGGCCGCCGAGACCGGGGCGCAGGATCTGCACCGGCGTGCCGGGATCGGCATCGGTCTCGTGGCTGCCGACCGCGCGCATGTCGTCGATGTTTTGGACACCGCCGAACGGATGGTCGCCGCCAGGCCTGAGATCGAGCTGCTGTCGGCCCGCCGCGGCCTGCACCACAGCGACGACTAG
- a CDS encoding tRNA (adenine-N1)-methyltransferase — protein sequence MPRTGPFAVGDRVQLTDAKGRHYTMVLNPGGEFHTHRGIIAFDNVIGLPEGSVVKSTNGDQFLVLRPLLVDYVMSMPRGAQVIYPKDAAQIVHEGDIFPGARVLEAGAGSGALTCSLLRAVGPQGRVTSYEVRDDHAVHAERNVTTFFGERPDNWDLVIGDLADYSGPEMDRVVLDMLAPWEVLPAVSRALVAGGVLMIYVATVTQLSRAVEALREQQCWTEPRAWESMQRGWHVVGLAVRPQHTMRGHTAFLISVRKLAPGAVAPMPLRRKRQLGGSV from the coding sequence GTGCCGAGAACAGGACCGTTTGCCGTAGGTGACCGCGTGCAGCTCACCGATGCGAAGGGCAGGCACTACACGATGGTGCTCAATCCCGGCGGTGAGTTCCACACCCACCGCGGGATCATCGCGTTCGACAACGTCATCGGGTTACCCGAGGGCAGCGTCGTGAAATCCACCAACGGTGATCAGTTCCTGGTGCTGCGCCCGCTGCTGGTCGACTACGTGATGTCCATGCCGCGCGGCGCGCAGGTGATCTACCCGAAGGACGCCGCCCAGATCGTGCACGAGGGCGACATCTTCCCGGGCGCACGCGTCCTGGAGGCAGGCGCCGGTTCCGGCGCGTTGACGTGTTCGTTGCTGCGCGCGGTCGGGCCGCAGGGCCGCGTGACGTCCTATGAGGTGCGCGACGACCACGCCGTGCACGCCGAGCGCAACGTCACGACGTTCTTCGGCGAGCGGCCCGACAACTGGGATCTGGTGATCGGCGACCTGGCCGACTACTCCGGGCCCGAGATGGACCGCGTGGTGCTCGACATGCTCGCGCCGTGGGAGGTGCTGCCCGCGGTCTCCCGCGCCCTGGTGGCGGGCGGCGTCCTGATGATCTACGTCGCGACCGTCACCCAGCTCTCCCGCGCCGTGGAGGCCCTGCGTGAACAGCAGTGCTGGACCGAACCGCGGGCCTGGGAGAGCATGCAGCGCGGCTGGCATGTGGTGGGCCTGGCGGTGCGGCCACAACACACCATGCGGGGCCACACGGCCTTTCTGATCAGCGTGCGCAAATTGGCGCCGGGCGCGGTCGCGCCCATGCCGCTGCGGCGCAAACGTCAACTCGGCGGCTCGGTCTGA
- a CDS encoding RecB family exonuclease: MSDDPGEGEPARRPALSPSRASDFKQCPLLYRFRAIDRLPEPRSTAQLRGSLVHAALEQLYELPAAQRDHDTALSLIEPAWDRVVAAEPELAEVTHPALFDEARALLSGYYRLEDPTRFDPQSCEYRLEVELADGTRLRGFVDRIDVAPTGEMRVVDYKTGKAPPEARTLAEFKAMFQMKFYAVALLRSRGVLPARLRLLYLADGQVLDYTPDEDELLRFERTLMAMWRAIQSAGATGDFRPNPSKLCNWCAHQSLCPAYGGTPPPYPGWPDLSTEPAA; encoded by the coding sequence ATGAGTGATGACCCGGGTGAGGGTGAGCCGGCGCGCCGCCCGGCGCTGTCGCCGTCGCGGGCCAGCGACTTCAAACAGTGCCCGCTGCTGTACCGGTTCCGGGCCATCGACCGGCTGCCCGAGCCGCGGTCGACGGCCCAGCTACGCGGTTCGCTGGTGCACGCCGCCCTCGAACAGCTCTATGAACTGCCCGCGGCCCAGCGTGACCACGACACCGCACTGAGCCTGATCGAACCCGCGTGGGACCGCGTCGTCGCGGCCGAGCCGGAGCTGGCCGAGGTCACCCATCCCGCGTTGTTCGACGAGGCGCGGGCCCTGCTGTCGGGCTACTACCGGTTGGAGGATCCGACCCGGTTCGACCCGCAGAGCTGTGAGTACCGGCTGGAGGTGGAACTGGCCGACGGCACGCGGCTGAGGGGGTTCGTCGACCGCATCGACGTCGCGCCGACCGGTGAGATGCGCGTGGTCGACTACAAGACCGGCAAGGCGCCACCGGAGGCCCGCACGCTGGCCGAGTTCAAGGCGATGTTCCAGATGAAGTTCTACGCCGTGGCGCTGTTGCGGTCACGCGGCGTGCTGCCCGCCCGGCTCCGGCTGCTCTACCTGGCCGACGGGCAGGTGCTGGACTACACCCCCGACGAGGACGAGTTGCTGCGGTTCGAACGCACCCTGATGGCGATGTGGCGGGCGATTCAATCCGCCGGGGCCACCGGAGATTTCCGGCCCAACCCGTCGAAGCTGTGCAACTGGTGTGCGCACCAGTCGTTGTGCCCGGCGTACGGCGGCACACCTCCGCCCTACCCGGGGTGGCCCGATCTTTCGACGGAACCGGCCGCGTGA
- a CDS encoding thioesterase family protein, producing the protein MIGCHYRRLGADGEYRLFESTADTRSNWDPAIQHGSPPLALLTKAIEELMAGSGLRVGRLTLDILGAIPVAPVRVRAWVDRPGARISLAVAEMAAARPDGSWRAVARVSAWLLATSDTADVATDRYPPLVEGEAADTAHDWEGAPGYLESVTWRRQRALDGGASVVWMSPLTPIVDDEETTPVQRLAQVVDSANGAGAALDPTRFVFMNTDTAVHLHRVPVGSDFALRARGSIGPDGVGVTTAEIFDRQGFIGTSAQTLLVLRAP; encoded by the coding sequence GTGATCGGCTGCCATTACCGCCGGCTGGGGGCCGACGGCGAATACCGGCTGTTCGAATCCACCGCCGACACCCGCAGCAACTGGGATCCGGCGATCCAGCACGGTTCACCACCACTGGCGTTGCTCACCAAGGCCATCGAAGAGCTGATGGCCGGTTCGGGCCTGCGGGTGGGCCGGTTGACCCTCGACATCCTGGGCGCCATACCAGTTGCGCCCGTTCGGGTCCGGGCGTGGGTGGACCGTCCCGGCGCACGCATCTCGCTGGCCGTCGCCGAGATGGCCGCGGCCCGGCCCGACGGATCCTGGCGGGCCGTCGCGCGCGTGAGCGCGTGGCTGCTGGCCACGAGCGACACCGCCGACGTCGCCACCGATCGATATCCGCCGCTCGTCGAGGGTGAGGCCGCCGACACGGCCCACGATTGGGAGGGCGCACCCGGGTATCTGGAGAGCGTGACGTGGCGCCGCCAACGCGCGTTGGACGGTGGCGCCAGCGTGGTGTGGATGAGCCCGTTGACCCCGATCGTCGACGACGAGGAGACCACCCCGGTGCAACGGCTTGCCCAGGTGGTGGATTCGGCCAACGGCGCGGGGGCCGCGCTGGATCCGACGCGGTTCGTGTTCATGAACACCGACACCGCGGTACACCTGCACCGTGTGCCCGTCGGGTCGGATTTCGCGTTGCGGGCCCGCGGTTCGATCGGTCCGGACGGCGTGGGTGTGACGACGGCCGAGATCTTCGACCGGCAAGGCTTCATCGGCACGTCGGCACAAACCCTGCTGGTGCTGCGGGCTCCGTGA
- a CDS encoding DinB family protein: MIEELRRQFDLAWALADLHLAALTDDDFLWEPGPLVWTVHQDAAGRWWPDWADTEPEPIPVPTIGWLTWHVVFWWSTALAHLNGEQPPARTEIDWPPKSAAVERIRSLAAQWRTLLTSLPPADLGAAAEFPWGPDAGRRVGDTVLWLHVELTKNAAEIGQLRLLRAASQLSI, from the coding sequence GTGATCGAGGAGTTGCGCCGCCAGTTCGACCTTGCGTGGGCCCTGGCCGATCTGCACTTGGCGGCGCTGACCGACGACGATTTCCTGTGGGAACCCGGACCTTTGGTGTGGACCGTGCACCAAGACGCGGCGGGCCGGTGGTGGCCGGATTGGGCGGACACCGAGCCAGAACCGATCCCGGTTCCGACCATCGGCTGGCTCACGTGGCACGTCGTCTTCTGGTGGTCGACTGCGCTCGCACACCTCAACGGCGAGCAACCGCCGGCCCGTACCGAGATCGACTGGCCACCCAAAAGCGCTGCGGTGGAGCGCATTCGAAGCCTGGCAGCCCAGTGGCGCACGCTGCTGACGTCGTTGCCACCAGCGGACCTCGGTGCGGCGGCAGAGTTTCCGTGGGGCCCCGACGCGGGGCGCCGTGTCGGGGACACCGTGCTGTGGCTGCACGTCGAACTCACGAAGAACGCCGCGGAGATCGGGCAGCTGCGGTTGCTACGCGCCGCATCCCAGCTATCGATCTAG
- a CDS encoding acyl-ACP desaturase, producing MQRHLTDAEFLEELEPVAEENLNHHLSVAKEWHPHDYVPWDRGRNFAALGGEDWDPEQSQLSEVAKVAMVTNLLTEDNLPSYHRGAANHFSLDSAWGHWVNRWTAEENRHGIVIRDYLVVTRGVDPVALERARMEHMSNGYDPTEEERKIHEPGPLMISAYATLQELATRVSHRNTGKVCDDPIAEAMLARVATDENLHMVFYRNMFSAGFDLAPDQAMEAACAIIEGFQMPGRGMPNWRRNSVIMAKHGIYDLRQHLQEVVMPSVRKWRIFERNDVSAVGEKRREQLAAYLEDLEKQVIKFEEQRDRMLAREAAKAEREAEKAAARA from the coding sequence ATGCAGAGGCACCTGACCGACGCCGAGTTTCTCGAGGAGCTTGAGCCGGTCGCAGAGGAGAATCTCAACCACCACCTGTCGGTCGCCAAGGAATGGCACCCGCATGACTACGTGCCGTGGGACCGGGGCCGCAACTTCGCGGCCCTCGGCGGCGAGGACTGGGATCCCGAGCAGTCGCAGCTGAGCGAAGTGGCGAAGGTCGCGATGGTGACCAACCTGCTGACCGAGGACAATCTGCCGTCCTACCATCGTGGCGCCGCGAATCACTTCTCGCTGGACAGCGCGTGGGGGCACTGGGTCAACCGCTGGACCGCGGAGGAGAACCGCCACGGCATCGTCATCCGGGACTACCTCGTCGTCACTCGCGGTGTCGACCCGGTCGCGCTCGAACGCGCTCGTATGGAGCACATGTCCAACGGCTACGACCCCACCGAGGAAGAGCGCAAGATCCACGAGCCGGGGCCGCTGATGATCTCGGCGTACGCGACGCTGCAGGAGCTCGCGACCCGGGTCAGCCACCGCAACACCGGCAAGGTGTGCGACGACCCCATCGCCGAGGCCATGCTGGCACGGGTGGCCACCGACGAAAACCTGCACATGGTGTTCTACCGCAACATGTTCAGCGCCGGTTTCGACCTCGCACCCGACCAGGCCATGGAAGCGGCCTGCGCGATCATCGAGGGCTTTCAGATGCCCGGCCGCGGCATGCCGAACTGGCGTCGCAACAGCGTGATCATGGCCAAACACGGCATCTACGACCTGCGCCAGCATCTGCAGGAAGTCGTGATGCCCAGCGTCAGGAAGTGGCGGATCTTCGAACGCAACGACGTCAGCGCAGTCGGCGAGAAGCGCCGCGAACAGTTGGCGGCCTACCTGGAAGACCTTGAGAAGCAGGTCATCAAATTCGAGGAACAGCGCGATCGCATGCTGGCCCGTGAGGCGGCAAAGGCCGAGCGTGAGGCCGAAAAGGCTGCTGCCCGAGCCTGA
- a CDS encoding helix-turn-helix domain-containing protein — translation MSASDEAAKGIRQVARNLLRQGIEDLVEASADLISGEEPSYGEAHVARSDLARQTHRTLSLTLHRLAALDVPEELVTAAYETGLRRAEQGLPLASLLHAFRIDLRLLWDAITQEVRGLENVERLAVLEQHTLLWEALEANTADVVEAYRVVETRQAQRVDQRDRELFKRFVTTAERQPEALAAFAAHTAMHVDDRYSTFVVTGLGDPREIATVLRGRLRTNGFRAFVTVYQEDVHGIAREQDGQGPRVELLADAAGEGSVAVVPAIGLSAVPRAFRVARKVGAAHPPGSFADVGAEPFAQLTALEPEIVEAVVDYHLHGLTGLTASEVAGIWETVEGLFAGDGSVTDIAARTYRHRNTVRGRIDKLREMTGLNSRVPADLIILALAVSRRRITTTQAANP, via the coding sequence ATGAGTGCATCCGACGAAGCAGCAAAAGGAATCCGGCAAGTTGCCCGCAATCTGTTGCGACAGGGCATCGAGGATCTCGTTGAAGCCTCGGCCGATCTCATCAGCGGCGAGGAGCCCAGCTACGGCGAAGCCCACGTGGCACGCTCCGATCTGGCACGCCAGACGCACCGGACGCTGTCGCTCACGCTTCACCGTTTGGCAGCTCTCGATGTCCCCGAAGAGCTGGTTACCGCGGCGTACGAGACTGGACTACGCCGTGCGGAGCAAGGGCTACCTCTCGCCAGCCTTCTCCACGCTTTCCGGATAGACCTGCGGTTGCTGTGGGACGCGATCACCCAGGAAGTGCGCGGGCTCGAAAATGTGGAGCGGTTGGCCGTCCTTGAGCAGCACACCCTTCTCTGGGAAGCCCTGGAGGCCAACACGGCCGATGTTGTGGAGGCATACCGCGTAGTCGAGACCAGGCAGGCGCAGCGCGTGGACCAGCGTGACCGCGAACTGTTCAAGCGATTTGTGACGACCGCGGAACGCCAGCCGGAGGCGCTCGCGGCGTTCGCTGCGCACACCGCAATGCACGTTGACGACCGCTACTCGACGTTCGTCGTGACCGGTCTCGGCGATCCGCGAGAAATCGCTACGGTCCTGCGGGGCCGCCTGCGGACCAACGGTTTTCGCGCGTTTGTGACGGTGTACCAGGAGGATGTCCATGGCATTGCGCGCGAACAGGATGGTCAGGGACCGCGGGTCGAGCTACTAGCCGACGCTGCTGGCGAAGGATCGGTCGCAGTTGTACCTGCGATTGGGCTGAGCGCCGTTCCGCGGGCATTTCGGGTCGCCCGCAAAGTCGGTGCCGCCCACCCACCAGGGTCGTTTGCAGACGTCGGCGCGGAGCCGTTCGCGCAACTCACCGCACTGGAGCCCGAAATCGTTGAGGCAGTGGTCGATTATCACTTGCACGGGCTTACAGGCTTGACCGCTTCGGAGGTAGCCGGCATCTGGGAGACCGTCGAGGGGCTGTTCGCCGGCGACGGCAGTGTGACCGACATCGCGGCTCGTACCTACCGACATCGCAACACTGTTCGGGGCCGCATTGACAAGCTACGGGAAATGACAGGGCTGAACAGCCGCGTGCCGGCAGATCTAATCATCCTCGCCCTGGCGGTCTCTCGCCGTCGCATCACCACAACGCAAGCAGCCAACCCATAG